Below is a genomic region from Salvelinus fontinalis isolate EN_2023a chromosome 2, ASM2944872v1, whole genome shotgun sequence.
TGGACAGAGGTATGTATGCGTGTGAAAACTTAAAAGCATAAATAATATTATTTTAATtcaaacataaataaataaacaccaAAAGCCAGGTCCTCTTTGGAATGTAGTAATTCATATTTTTAAATGAATGAACGCATTCATAGTTGGCCAAGCCTCaaacctctcctccccctttggaATACCCTGGCCTCATGCCCGCCACTTAATTGGCTAGACCGACTGTGGTAGGCGGAGCTGCAACAAAAAGCACGGGGACAATATATAACCGAGCTGCAAAAATGAATCGATTAAAATATGCAGGTGTTGATATTCTAGGAAGAACACTACACATTAACTGTGGAATTACTGCGCCTTGTTTGACAGTTCCCGTTGTGGGGTTTTGTCCGTGGACGTAAACAACAATTGTCTTGTGGCAGAAGTTATACTTTCATTCAACTGTCATTTGACAACATGAGGACGTTAATATTGCTTGTTCTGTTTCAAATGACGACTATTGTGTTGGTAAGTGTGTGCAATGTTTTTGTACTATTTTGGCTTCAGCCAAGCTtgtgtaaacattgtaaatagaAGTTCACGTGTCGGGTCGGTCTCCTGTCACCACAGTGGCGGGTAGTCAACAGACTGCACCACCGACAAGCGTACTGGTCCTCTGTCTTTAGCGTTATAAGAAATACCTTTGTGTCTCTGAATATTGCGTTAATGTGAAGGCACTGTGAATTTGATGTTACAGTTGAGTAAATGCTGTCGTTTTACCTTTACAGTGAACAGTTATGGCCAGATGGTGCCACCCCACTACTAAAATATGTTTCCATAAAACTAAAATAGGGTACTGTACTCTGTAATGAAAGTGATGTTGACCACAGTGTCTTCTATACACTAAGATAGCGACAGAAAGGAACAGTGTAGTTATCTGACTCTTATGCATGACATGACAGATGATGATAACCTGACTCAAGTGCTCATGTTTTACCTTAGTTCCTGAATATCATTGGAATATTGGACCACTACTGCCCTTTAAACCCCAGTGGCACACAAGGACCCAATTAGAGCTCCCAACCTGAGATGAAAAGTGACACATTCAGGTCTGGAAATAGATGGAACCTGCTGTGCGGAAACAATTTAGACCCCACCACTCAATCCCCCTGGCCCAGGATGGCATGGCAGTAGAGGGATACTTTGGATAGTCTTATCCAACTGTAGACAGGCAGACCCAAAACCTTTTTATCAGGGTTATGGGGGGCTGTGGTGTTGGGACTCAGGGAGGGGGTCACATTGAATTTTTCTTCCATCCCTGCCAAGAGGAAGGCGACAGCGACAGAGGTTGGGAAAgtgtcccgggggggggggggggggggtgtcggtGCTACTGGGTATTTAGTGAATATTTAAGCCAAACACACTTTGAAGATCTTCTGTGCTCTGTGTAGCCTGAATCCACTTGAAACAGTTTATCGTTCTATTAATGTTTAGGCTACGAACTGCCCTCATTGAAATCCTTTTTTCCAATCCTCTGTATTGCACCATTCCCTCCAACCAGGTGAGTGCTGGCTGCCCTGTGATGTGTGAGTGCCCGGCTGGCCCCCCCTCCTGTCCCCCGGGGGTCAGCTCTGTACCTGACGGCTGTGGCTGCTGTAAGGTGTGTGCTGCCCAGCTCAACCAGGACTGCCACGACTCACACCCCTGTGACCACCACAAGGGGCTGGAGTGTAACTATGGCAATGACGTGGGCCACACTCATGGCATCTGCAGGGGTATGTACACAATACAAACGGGGTTGTCAGGGTTTAGTCTGGGGTTGTATGGTGAATGTTGGTTGTCTTTGATATGAGTCTTTGATATGGATCTGGCGTTTGAAATTGGTGCCATGTTTAGAAGAGAGAGCATCTTCCTGAGCCACACTGCTGAGAGCAGGGGGCAGAATGTATTTATCTAGGTCCGTGTGTTGCCGCATGcgcgcgcacagacacacacacacaggggtatTTTTATGTGAGGGGGAGGGGGTGGTTTCTATATAAAGGAGGGTATTTGGGGGTGTTGTATGGGAGTCCCGCAGAGGGATTGAAACGGAACGACATCGTAAACAAGTCAAAATTCCTCTCTGGACTAAGAATAGAGGCTCCTTCATTAAACTAGGGATATAGTGTATACTACCTCTGTCATTTCACTTCCCAATTCTAATACACAATTAGTTCTGGACCTTTCTTGTTGATgtgcccattctctctctctactcgcccattctctctctctctactcctttgtctctgttgtccctctcctccactttgtTCATTACCTCACTCAACTTGAACTCATTGTGTTTTAAGCAATACAACCAAAGGCATGGCCATAGGCTAGTGATACCTCAGATCCTTCTACATACAGACATCATTGTCTTTCCTTTTTAAAAATCTGTCTCCCCTAACAGCGAAGCTCGAGGGTCGCTCCTGCGAATACAACGGACGGATCTACCAGAACGGGGAGAATTTCCAGGCTGGCTGCAAGCACCAGTGTACGTGTATTGACGGGGCGGTGGGCTGCGTGCCTCTGTGCCCCAGCCATGTGCCCCTGGCATCACACTCCTGCCCTGCCCCGCGCCTGGTCAAGGTGCCTGGGCAGTGCTGCCTCAGTATCGACTGCCACAAGGGCTTATCCGTTGTACCCTCAGTACACGGGCACCCACTGCCTCCAGCCCACCCGCCTTTACCCTTCATGCCCTACCCTGCCTACCCCTACAAACCATACCTCAAGCCGTACCACTACAAACCCAAGGATACCATGGGAAACGAGCTGGTGGAGGTAGAGAAGACGTGGGACAAGCTACGCGGGCACAAGCACCTGGCAGGTAAGAGAGGGCGCCGTGATGTCGCCTTAGAGCGCCGTTTGTTTCCTCCCCGCAGTAAAACGCCATGTTTGTGTTTTAGCCCCTGACTCACAAACAGACCCACTGTGCACTCCTAGCCTTtcccctgcatgtgtgtgtgtcagtgtgccaTGTTTTCCACTGACTACTTGTGCACCAGAGGCACACACATACCACTCTCTCCCAGCATATACCTCTGTCGTCCAGCTTTTCCTTCTCTGTAATCACCCTCCTCTATGCATCAGTGTTGCCTGTTCTGTGAATGAGGCCAGTGTGCTTacatctctctgtgcctctccctctggtcctctctcccccactctctccttcCGTCCAGCATGGAGGCAGTTTGGAGGGCAGTGTGTGGTCCAGACCACGAGCTGGTCCCAATGCTCACGCAGCTGTGGGATGGCCGTGTCCTCTCGTGTCACCAATGACAATGCCCGGTGTAAGCTTGTGAAGGAGACGCGTCTGTGCAACATCCGGCCCTGCAGCTCCATGTCCATCCCCGTCAAGGTAAAGTGTGTGTGTAAAGGGTCTAGAAACCATAGAGGCAATAAACAACTTATCTTGTAGTAAACGGCCTATGTGGCATCTATATTCGTCATAAACATTTACtcgtgtcaaaattgactacaaagtataaataggataatttgggtcataaagtcagtctcgtcccAAATTGAGATAATTAGAAAAAAAAATGGTATGTCACAGAATGAAAAGTACCACAACAGTTTTTTTGGGTTGGGTTTTTCAATCCTGCCCACAGCAcccaagtaatcatcaattcAGAAACCAGTTGCACACATCCCGATCGTAATGCCCCAAGGTAAATTTGGTTTGACATTCAATATCACTATGGGGCTAGCTAAAGACCAGTAAATCacacaatgtacatgggacaatatttttAAATGTCAACAGCTCCAAATTTGATTTAATTAGAAGCTGTAGAAATTAAATGCatatattgaaagcatttaattAGACAACTGAAAGATGTGaaacatgaaaatattgtcccatttacattgtgtaatttattgacggTCCCCAACTAGCCACACAGATATGCTATTAAACCAAATTTGCCATGGTTGTTCACTGGCCAGCTGAAGCTAATcggaagttggctagctagtctACTTCCAGACAAGACCTGGTTAGACTGTTTTACGTTATCTAGAACAGGGGTTCCCAACCTATGGGTCACGGACCCCCATAGGGTGCGCCAACATTTCGTGATGGGGCGTGGGACATTCCTTGATTTGAGATGACGCATACGTCGCTGACACTCGGCTAGAAACAAGTGGTAAAATGCTAGAGAAACACTCGACTGATGAACATGGGAATATTTGGTTTGGCTCTATGACATTCAGAAGTGGAGCTATGACCTAAAAGTCGAGGACTCAAAGAAATTGGACTGTGCTTGAGAGGTAATCTTATACAATGTGTGactgtcactatcaattgatcTATTCACTTTGTTTAAAagagaatatacactgctcaaaaaaataaagggaaaacttaaacaacacaatgtaactccaagtcaatcacacttctgtgaaatcaaactgtccacttaggaagcaacactgattgacaataaatttcacatgctgttgtgcaaatggaatagacaaaaggtggaaattataggcaattagtaagacacccccaaaaaaggagtgattctccAGGTTGGGACCACAGACCacgtctcagttcctatgcttcctggctgatgttttggtcacgtttgaatgctagcggtgctctcactctagtggtagcatgagacggagtctacatcccacacaagtggctcaggtagagcagctcatccaggatggcacatcaatgcgagctgtggcaaaaaggtttgctgtgtctgtcagcgtagtgtccagagcatggaggcgctaccaggagacaggccagtacatcaggagacgtggaggaggccgtaggagggcaacaacccagcagcaggaccgctacctccgcctttgtgcaaggaggtgcactgccagagccctgcaaaatgacctccagcaggccacaaatgtgcatgtgtcccAGTCTAAACCTTAAGAGACTGTGGACAGGGGTGTGCCCACATCCATATTAATATCATGGTATTAAGTGCCCCTCCCTCTGGCAAGCTCCCCCAGTGTGGGTCTGAGCCCACTCCATTCACAGTACTGTTGCTGTGGAACAAGTTCAACTGAACTGTGAATGGAAAAAGCATCATTAGAAGACCTAAAGACTAACAGTACAAGGCACCAAATTGTTGTGACAGTGGAATGTAGAGACTCTTATCCTTGAGTTCTGTGGGAGCTAACATGTAGCCACATCCACGCTACCAGCCTTGCCCACTCTGCCcaggtctgtgtgttgtgttaataggcCCTTGTGTGTATGACGCAAAGCGCTCTCTATTCTCCCACTCCCTCGCTTTCTCTTGTTTCATGTAACACCCTTAAAACGCTCTCCACATCTCACCAGAGCAGTGATTCACTGATGAGTCTGGTTGTCAGGCACCTGTCTTAATGTTCTCCCTGTGTTTTGAGAGTTGTTGGGGCGTTAATGTGACGCAATGCCACCTCACAACTGTTGGATGCCCACCCATACCATCACCATGCCCCTCTAGCCCTGGTCTTGTTGTTTTGACCTTTCCTCAGATTCTCTCCCTGTGCCAGCATAACTGCAGTTGTGGTTCACTGGGATTGTACAGTGACTAACCCAGACTCTCTTCTCCACAGAAAGGGAGGAAGTGCTCCCGTACCCACAAGGCCCCAGAGCCCCTGCGTCTGTCCTATGCTGGCTGCCGCAGCACGCGTCTCTACCGGCCCAACTACTGCGGCGTATGTGTGGACGGCCGCTGCTGCTCACCCCGCCGCACACGCACCGCCTCCGTGACCTTTGCCTGCCCTGATGGCGAGCGCTTCGACCACTCCGTCATGTTCGTGCAGTCCTGCAAGTGCAGTGATAAGTGCAGTCATCTGAACGAGGTTGCCCTCCCGCCCCAGCAGTGGCTCTACGGAGACATACACAAGTTCACCGACTAGCGTCCCCCTCAAATcccttacaccccccccccccccccctgccaagCCCCTGATAGAGCAGTCCTAAGAGTAACTTTGAGTAGACACTAGCCAAATGCAAAGATCCCCCACCACCCTCCTGGAGAATGTTTTGGGAGACCTGAGTGAAGGAATTTGATTGGTTGATCTGCATTCTGGACAGAGATGAGTGACTAGTGCCGACCTTAGAGTAGACACCCGGTCCATTGTGGTTAATCAACCGGAAGCACCAAAGTGTGTAAATAGACAAATATGGATTTGTCCAGCCACCATTTTGTCACTCCCCATACACTCCTGTACTCTGGGACTGAACCCGCACTGTGGGGACAATAGAGAAAGGTGGGACACACCCAATGCAGACTCCAACCCAGCTGCTGCAAACACACCCAGTAGACTTGTGGATGTGGGATGGTAAGGTGTTACATTTCATGGTGACTGCCAGCATAGAATAGGCCTGTCAATGGCAAGCAGGTCTGGTTT
It encodes:
- the LOC129826245 gene encoding CCN family member 1-like isoform X1 gives rise to the protein MFRLRTALIEILFSNPLYCTIPSNQVSAGCPVMCECPAGPPSCPPGVSSVPDGCGCCKVCAAQLNQDCHDSHPCDHHKGLECNYGNDVGHTHGICRAKLEGRSCEYNGRIYQNGENFQAGCKHQCTCIDGAVGCVPLCPSHVPLASHSCPAPRLVKVPGQCCLSIDCHKGLSVVPSVHGHPLPPAHPPLPFMPYPAYPYKPYLKPYHYKPKDTMGNELVEVEKTWDKLRGHKHLAAWRQFGGQCVVQTTSWSQCSRSCGMAVSSRVTNDNARCKLVKETRLCNIRPCSSMSIPVKKGRKCSRTHKAPEPLRLSYAGCRSTRLYRPNYCGVCVDGRCCSPRRTRTASVTFACPDGERFDHSVMFVQSCKCSDKCSHLNEVALPPQQWLYGDIHKFTD
- the LOC129826245 gene encoding CCN family member 1-like isoform X2 produces the protein MRTLILLVLFQMTTIVLVSAGCPVMCECPAGPPSCPPGVSSVPDGCGCCKVCAAQLNQDCHDSHPCDHHKGLECNYGNDVGHTHGICRAKLEGRSCEYNGRIYQNGENFQAGCKHQCTCIDGAVGCVPLCPSHVPLASHSCPAPRLVKVPGQCCLSIDCHKGLSVVPSVHGHPLPPAHPPLPFMPYPAYPYKPYLKPYHYKPKDTMGNELVEVEKTWDKLRGHKHLAAWRQFGGQCVVQTTSWSQCSRSCGMAVSSRVTNDNARCKLVKETRLCNIRPCSSMSIPVKKGRKCSRTHKAPEPLRLSYAGCRSTRLYRPNYCGVCVDGRCCSPRRTRTASVTFACPDGERFDHSVMFVQSCKCSDKCSHLNEVALPPQQWLYGDIHKFTD